The proteins below come from a single bacterium genomic window:
- a CDS encoding class I SAM-dependent methyltransferase: TWYVKRAVKRLNHERKSGLNILDAGSGFGQYSYYLAKKFKNAKVTGVELKQDLVDDCLEFTANAKIKNLSFIRGDLLKFQTGEKFDLIISVDVLEHIEDDRTLMRRFSDLLKPGGVLLISTPSLLRSHEHDGSFVGEHFREGYSREDIEEKLNEAGLKIKEFEYSYGLFGDISWRMGIRNTMQLMAKGAAGRAAGVLYLGIILLPVLLFMVLDFSIKNRQGTGIVVTAVK, from the coding sequence ACCTGGTATGTAAAAAGGGCCGTAAAGAGATTGAATCATGAAAGAAAGTCCGGTCTTAATATCCTGGATGCAGGTTCAGGTTTCGGACAATATTCCTATTATCTTGCCAAAAAATTTAAAAATGCAAAGGTAACAGGTGTTGAACTCAAGCAGGATCTTGTAGATGACTGCCTTGAGTTTACAGCAAATGCAAAGATAAAAAATCTCTCTTTTATCAGAGGAGATTTGTTGAAATTTCAAACCGGTGAGAAGTTTGACCTGATCATATCGGTTGATGTCCTGGAGCATATTGAAGATGACAGAACCCTTATGCGCAGATTTTCAGATTTATTGAAACCGGGCGGAGTTTTGTTAATCTCAACTCCCTCTCTTTTACGAAGCCACGAACACGACGGCTCTTTTGTGGGAGAACATTTCAGAGAAGGATATTCAAGAGAGGACATAGAAGAGAAATTGAATGAAGCCGGCCTGAAGATAAAAGAATTTGAGTATTCCTATGGACTGTTCGGTGATATAAGCTGGCGTATGGGAATAAGAAATACAATGCAGCTTATGGCAAAAGGAGCAGCAGGACGCGCTGCAGGAGTGTTATATCTTGGTATTATTCTATTACCGGTTCTTTTATTTATGGTTCTGGACTTCAGCATTAAAAACAGGCAGGGCACAGGAATTGTTGTTACTGCGGTGAAATAA
- a CDS encoding glycosyltransferase yields the protein MKNVLFLSYYFPPAGGSAVQRILKFVKYLPEFGWMPHVISADPSRFVLKDNSLADEIPLHVQVDYTSAPDFYNIYSLFKSGSKKKGNADLAALSGDSEHSSLISRAALFIRSSLFIPDARVGWLPYVLKAGADVIKSKKIDVIFATAPPFTTLAAGAVLSKISNIPYVIDYRDPWTGAYFYFKRPFISAKFEEFLERKCLAKADRVISINQRIANGMKKVCRDVSVLDKKIVVIPNGYDPEDFTKPEPVKSGKIFTIVYTGTQHARMNSIKFIKAVEDAAELSPEFKRDLLIKFIGRTSEDVTDILSQSSVTEQIEIIGHMGHRECLNHTAGADLLLLLIPEGTGNELIVTGKVFEYLKSGRPVLCLAEKGDAPDIIRKAGAGISISPDNRESIKDFLLKSYGLLKNGKPIINTERDSAFIETFDRKKATERLSDVLKEALP from the coding sequence ATGAAAAATGTGTTATTTCTCTCATATTATTTTCCTCCGGCAGGCGGATCAGCTGTTCAAAGAATTCTGAAATTCGTAAAATACCTGCCTGAATTCGGGTGGATGCCTCACGTAATTTCTGCAGATCCTTCCAGGTTTGTGCTGAAGGATAATTCTCTTGCAGATGAAATTCCCCTGCACGTACAGGTTGATTATACATCGGCGCCTGATTTTTACAATATCTACTCTCTGTTCAAATCAGGATCAAAGAAAAAAGGTAATGCTGATCTTGCAGCTTTATCAGGTGATTCCGAGCACAGCTCTTTAATATCACGTGCTGCTCTTTTTATTAGGTCAAGTTTATTCATTCCTGATGCAAGAGTAGGGTGGCTCCCGTATGTTCTCAAAGCCGGTGCGGATGTTATCAAAAGTAAAAAGATTGATGTGATATTTGCCACGGCACCGCCTTTTACAACTCTTGCGGCAGGGGCTGTTCTGTCCAAAATATCCAATATCCCTTATGTGATCGATTACCGTGACCCCTGGACAGGAGCCTATTTTTATTTTAAACGGCCCTTCATATCTGCAAAGTTTGAAGAATTCCTTGAGAGGAAATGCCTTGCAAAAGCGGACAGAGTTATATCAATTAATCAGCGTATTGCGAATGGTATGAAGAAAGTATGCAGGGATGTTTCGGTACTTGATAAAAAAATAGTTGTAATCCCCAATGGATATGACCCTGAAGATTTTACAAAACCGGAGCCGGTAAAATCCGGAAAAATTTTTACAATTGTATATACGGGTACACAGCATGCAAGAATGAACAGCATTAAATTTATAAAAGCTGTTGAAGATGCAGCGGAATTATCTCCGGAATTTAAAAGAGATCTGCTTATAAAATTTATCGGACGCACTTCGGAAGATGTTACTGATATTTTAAGCCAATCTTCCGTAACGGAACAAATAGAGATAATCGGCCACATGGGGCACAGAGAGTGTTTAAACCACACTGCAGGTGCGGACCTTCTTCTTCTGTTGATTCCCGAGGGGACAGGCAATGAGCTTATTGTAACAGGCAAGGTTTTTGAATACCTCAAATCCGGAAGGCCGGTTTTATGCCTTGCAGAAAAAGGAGACGCTCCTGATATTATCCGAAAAGCAGGTGCGGGTATTTCCATTTCCCCTGATAACAGAGAGAGTATAAAGGATTTTCTGTTAAAGAGCTACGGCCTGTTAAAAAATGGAAAACCCATTATTAATACTGAGAGAGATTCTGCTTTTATAGAAACGTTTGACAGGAAGAAGGCAACAGAAAGATTGTCGGATGTGTTAAAAGAAGCCTTACCTTAA
- a CDS encoding glycosyltransferase, protein MKILIIVANSYRHDSRVAAEAGVLHDAGHQVNVIDWDRRGVYPELEILDGIAVNTIRPWRAGKKGGVWSIQIISFYVKAVKIISKMNFDALHCNDLDTLFVGLIVKSGKRCSLIYDAHEIYLSLLSRGRAKFVKPLFSIIERSGVKKVDKLIVADETYIDYFKDAGYRDALPISNFKELRKEKFIAPEREMFTLCYLGVLSRSRFLTELIDVVKDIDRVRLVIGGAGALSAAVKEASDNLENVEFLGLIPQDEVIPLTETCHCVVCMIDPSDYNNRIASANKQFEAMVAARPVITTLGTRSGEITKETKSGLVIGYSKYELRKAIIKLRDNPGLIKKFGKNALNAAKEKYNWNFEKDKLIRLYDSLSN, encoded by the coding sequence ATGAAGATATTAATAATTGTAGCAAATTCTTATCGTCACGACAGCAGAGTGGCAGCAGAAGCAGGAGTGCTGCATGATGCAGGCCATCAGGTTAATGTGATAGACTGGGACAGGAGAGGGGTTTATCCTGAGCTGGAGATTCTTGACGGTATTGCTGTTAATACAATTCGTCCCTGGCGTGCCGGTAAAAAGGGAGGAGTATGGTCAATTCAGATAATTTCCTTCTATGTAAAGGCTGTGAAAATTATAAGTAAAATGAATTTTGATGCTCTGCACTGCAATGATTTGGATACACTATTTGTCGGCCTGATTGTGAAGTCAGGGAAAAGATGCTCTCTGATATACGATGCCCACGAGATATATCTTTCTCTTTTGAGCAGGGGAAGGGCAAAATTTGTCAAACCTCTGTTCAGCATAATTGAAAGATCAGGTGTTAAAAAAGTTGATAAACTTATTGTGGCGGATGAAACATATATTGATTATTTTAAAGATGCGGGATACAGGGATGCCCTGCCAATATCCAATTTCAAGGAATTAAGAAAAGAGAAATTTATTGCTCCCGAAAGGGAGATGTTTACATTATGTTATCTCGGAGTTTTAAGCAGATCACGTTTTTTAACTGAACTGATTGATGTTGTAAAAGACATAGACAGAGTCCGCCTTGTAATTGGAGGGGCAGGAGCCTTGAGTGCGGCAGTTAAAGAGGCATCGGATAATCTGGAAAACGTAGAATTTTTAGGCCTGATTCCTCAGGATGAAGTAATCCCGTTGACAGAGACTTGCCATTGCGTTGTATGTATGATAGATCCGTCTGATTATAACAACAGAATAGCTTCTGCCAACAAGCAGTTTGAAGCAATGGTTGCAGCAAGGCCTGTAATAACTACTTTGGGAACAAGAAGCGGTGAGATTACAAAAGAGACAAAAAGCGGCCTTGTTATAGGATATTCAAAGTATGAACTAAGAAAGGCAATTATAAAACTGAGGGATAATCCCGGCCTTATTAAAAAATTCGGTAAAAATGCATTAAATGCTGCAAAAGAAAAGTATAACTGGAATTTTGAAAAGGATAAATTGATCCGATTGTACGACAGCCTGTCAAATTAA